The Oncorhynchus tshawytscha isolate Ot180627B linkage group LG30, Otsh_v2.0, whole genome shotgun sequence genome includes a region encoding these proteins:
- the LOC112228137 gene encoding UAP56-interacting factor, giving the protein MDIATTADAATAKPEPTAMEESDPQEPQEPQEPRTSEKIDLSLDDIIKLNKKENKANKAANKARDRRTTSKNTVLKKLDRAGQQQTFPFRRGPYQFQQGPYKSRYMGPPIPGYYRVKPYLRKTSFGAHHLKGVSPLKRPPLNTKEGAQFGKRKPLFKGAFYQPYRGPPGALRRPPPQFRGQKKPPFQPKQRQGGVKPFILNRGFPVANGKMDKYQKVRSWKKAPSGVSTLTVSLPNSKANSEPAAKAKQATVLDRSSPSGVSPQPKGIPLRFNFKATINQTGVTLNDRFTGMRIWAGLGQGPQRGSGRGRGRGREGRTVILQ; this is encoded by the exons ATGGACATCGCAACCACTGCAGATGCAGCCACTGCCAAACCTGAACCCACTGCTATGGAGGAGTCAGATCCGCAAGAGCCCCAAGAGCCCCAAGAGCCCCGCACATCGGAGAAGATCGACTTGTCACTAG ATGACATCATCAAACTGAACAAAAAAGAGAACAAGGCCAATAAGGCTGCCAACAAGGCTCGGGACCGACGCACCACAAGCAAAAACACTGTCCTCAAGAAGCTGGACAGGGCAGGACAACAGCAGACATTTCCTTTCAGACGTGGCCCGTATCAATTCCAGCAAG GACCCTACAAATCACGTTACATGGGACCCCCCATTCCTGGCTATTACAGAgtaaagccatatctcagaaaGACTTCTTTTGGAGCACATCACCTCAAAGGTGTGAGCCCTTTAAAAAGACCTCCTTTGAACACAAAG GAAGGAGCACAGTTCGGAAAACGTAAACCGTTGTTCAAGGGTGCGTTTTATCAACCATACAGAGGTCCCCCAGGGGCTTTGAGAAG GCCTCCTCCACAATTCAGAGGGCAGAAGAAGCCACCATTCCAGCCCAAACAGAGACAGGGCGGTGTGAAGCCATTCATCCTAAACAGAGGG TTTCCTGTGGCAAATGGAAAAATGGATAAGTACCAAAAGGTTAGAAG CTGGAAAAAGGCGCCCTCCGGTGTTTCTACCTTGACGGTGTCACTGCCCAACTCCAAAGCCAACTCAGAGCCCGC GGCCAAGGCTAAGCAGGCCACAGTGCTGGACCGATCCAGTCCATCAGGGGTGTCCCCCCAGCCCAAAGGCATCCCTCTCAGATTTAACTTCAAGGCCACTATAAATCAG ACGGGAGTGACCCTCAATGACCGCTTCACTGGTATGAGGATCTGGGCAGGCCTAGGACAGGGTCCACAGAGGGGCAGTGGCAGGGGAAGAGGCAGAGGCCGAGAAGGCCGGACTGTCATCCTACAGTGA